One genomic window of Methanosalsum zhilinae DSM 4017 includes the following:
- a CDS encoding tyrosine-type recombinase/integrase gives MENALNLLDGLDVSPIEKDNIKKYQKWYVEIKNNKKSSSVDKVHIAKRILEEMKVIGIEKNLHEIDLYEFIDIKEHFLDNVELSNSTFGNYIKFIRTYFEWKYTTDAVNGHTVHGASVPTWVKSLSIPKTVSTVQPHEVITDDELDLILSHFIEKKDYRNTALLAVLADSGVRIGALGNIKIKHLHFDGNRCLLSISKESDNNKTTDPIELPLTWSTYYVKEWLKNHPSYGKEDFQESYLWVSTKNKKLAYAAHRKILTKIAQKVNIEKATNPHAFRHYAIVNWILYGFSDSQIKHLAGWKKSSTRLLEIYGNFLNADMNNAIYQKYGIKTDNVRKERVIVCKECDTIVRSTFSECPKCNFNLNQKSKRNNATHSNAKSKTNHKVEDGNITLPFTDYLNLRLSKSLRSITNDNMFLGPSNIHSLPWSSPSSQPYAMSMSVKSRVVCPI, from the coding sequence TTGGAAAATGCACTGAATTTACTGGATGGTTTAGATGTTTCTCCAATAGAAAAAGATAACATAAAAAAATATCAAAAATGGTACGTGGAAATAAAGAATAATAAAAAATCATCATCAGTAGATAAAGTACATATTGCTAAAAGAATACTTGAAGAAATGAAAGTAATCGGGATTGAAAAAAACCTTCATGAAATTGATCTATATGAATTCATAGACATAAAAGAACATTTTCTTGACAATGTTGAATTATCAAACTCCACATTTGGAAATTATATTAAATTTATAAGGACATATTTCGAATGGAAATATACAACTGATGCAGTAAATGGCCATACTGTCCACGGTGCATCAGTACCAACTTGGGTCAAAAGTCTTTCCATACCAAAGACCGTTTCTACTGTACAACCACATGAGGTAATAACCGATGATGAACTTGATTTAATTCTATCTCATTTTATTGAGAAGAAAGATTATCGTAATACTGCATTATTAGCCGTATTGGCAGATTCTGGTGTCCGTATAGGAGCACTTGGTAATATTAAAATAAAGCATTTACATTTTGATGGAAATAGGTGCTTATTATCGATTTCAAAGGAATCAGATAACAATAAAACAACCGATCCAATTGAACTCCCATTAACCTGGTCAACATATTATGTTAAGGAATGGCTGAAAAACCATCCATCATATGGTAAAGAAGATTTTCAAGAATCATATCTATGGGTTTCTACAAAAAATAAGAAACTTGCATATGCAGCACATAGGAAAATTCTCACAAAGATTGCACAAAAAGTAAATATTGAAAAAGCAACGAATCCTCATGCATTTCGACATTATGCAATAGTTAATTGGATATTATATGGTTTTTCTGATTCTCAGATAAAACACCTTGCAGGATGGAAAAAAAGTAGTACCCGGCTTCTTGAAATATATGGCAATTTTCTCAATGCGGATATGAATAATGCGATATACCAGAAGTATGGAATCAAGACAGATAATGTCCGAAAAGAACGAGTTATTGTGTGCAAAGAATGTGATACAATTGTCCGCAGTACATTTTCGGAATGTCCTAAATGCAATTTCAACTTAAATCAAAAATCTAAAAGGAATAATGCTACCCATTCAAATGCAAAATCAAAGACTAACCATAAAGTTGAAGATGGTAATATTACCCTACCCTTTACTGATTACTTGAATTTGAGATTATCAAAATCTCTAAGGTCCATAACTAATGATAATATGTTTTTAGGTCCTTCTAATATACATTCATTACCCTGGTCTTCACCATCGTCACAGCCTTATGCAATGTCAATGTCTGTTAAAAGTAGAGTGGTATGTCCAATCTAA